The Pseudomonas iranensis genome includes a window with the following:
- the rpsG gene encoding 30S ribosomal protein S7, with translation MPRRRVAAKREILDDPKYGSQILAKFMNHVMESGKKAVAERIVYGALETVAARKAGTDPLELFEKALDAIAPLVEVKSRRVGGATYQVPVEVRPSRRNALAMRWLVDFARKRGEKSMALRLAGELLDAAEGKGAAVKKREDVHRMAEANKAFSHYRF, from the coding sequence ATGCCAAGACGTCGCGTAGCAGCAAAGCGTGAGATTCTGGACGATCCGAAATACGGAAGCCAGATCCTCGCCAAATTCATGAACCACGTTATGGAAAGCGGCAAGAAAGCCGTTGCCGAGCGTATCGTTTATGGTGCCCTGGAAACCGTTGCGGCCCGTAAGGCTGGCACCGATCCCCTGGAACTCTTCGAAAAAGCACTCGACGCCATCGCTCCGCTGGTCGAAGTGAAGTCGCGCCGCGTTGGTGGTGCTACTTACCAGGTTCCGGTCGAGGTTCGTCCTTCCCGTCGTAACGCTCTGGCAATGCGCTGGTTGGTAGACTTCGCCCGTAAGCGCGGCGAGAAGTCTATGGCTCTGCGTTTGGCTGGCGAACTGCTGGATGCTGCTGAAGGTAAAGGTGCTGCTGTTAAGAAGCGTGAAGACGTGCACCGTATGGCCGAAGCTAACAAAGCTTTCTCGCACTACCGCTTCTAA
- the rpsL gene encoding 30S ribosomal protein S12: protein MATINQLVRQPRKRIVEKSDVPALQNCPQRRGVCTRVYTTTPKKPNSALRKVCRVRLTNGFEVSSYIGGEGHNLQEHSVVLIRGGRVKDLPGVRYHTVRGSLDTSGVKGRNQGRSKYGTKRPK, encoded by the coding sequence ATGGCAACTATCAACCAGCTGGTACGTCAGCCGCGTAAGCGTATCGTCGAGAAATCCGACGTGCCTGCGCTGCAGAACTGCCCGCAACGTCGTGGCGTGTGCACTCGTGTGTACACCACCACGCCGAAAAAACCTAACTCGGCACTGCGTAAAGTATGCCGTGTGCGTCTGACCAACGGTTTCGAGGTTTCCTCGTACATCGGTGGTGAAGGCCACAACCTGCAAGAGCACAGCGTGGTACTGATCCGCGGCGGTCGTGTAAAAGACTTGCCAGGTGTTCGTTACCACACCGTTCGCGGCTCCTTGGATACTTCCGGCGTTAAAGGCCGTAACCAGGGTCGTTCGAAGTACGGTACCAAGCGTCCGAAGTAA
- the rpoC gene encoding DNA-directed RNA polymerase subunit beta', translated as MKDLLNLLKNQGQVEEFDAIRIGLASPEMIRSWSFGEVKKPETINYRTFKPERDGLFCAKIFGPVKDYECLCGKYKRLKHRGVICEKCGVEVALAKVRRERMAHIELASPVAHIWFLKSLPSRIGLLMDMTLRDIERVLYFESYVVIDPGMTTLEKGQLLNDEQYFEALEEFGDDFDARMGAEAVRELLHAIDLEHEIGRLREEIPQTNSETKIKKLSKRLKLMEAFQGSGNLPEWMVLTVLPVLPPDLRPLVPLDGGRFATSDLNDLYRRVINRNNRLKRLLDLSAPDIIVRNEKRMLQEAVDALLDNGRRGRAITGSNKRPLKSLADMIKGKQGRFRQNLLGKRVDYSGRSVITVGPTLRLHQCGLPKKMALELFKPFIFGKLEMRGLATTIKAAKKMVERELPEVWDVLAEVIREHPVLLNRAPTLHRLGIQAFEPVLIEGKAIQLHPLVCAAYNADFDGDQMAVHVPLTLEAQLEARALMMSTNNILSPANGEPIIVPSQDVVLGLYYMTREAINAKGEGRVFADLQEVDRVFRAGEAALHAKVKVRINETVNDRDGNSVSGTRIVDTTVGRALLFQVVPKGLSFDVVNLPMKKKAISKLINQCYRVVGLKETVIFADQLMYTGFAYSTISGVSIGVNDFVIPDEKARIIGAATDEVKEIESQYASGLVTQGEKYNKVIDLWSKANDEVSKAMMANLSKEKVIDRHGDEVDQESFNSMYMMADSGARGSAAQIGQLAGMRGLMAKPDGSIIETPITANFREGLSVLQYFISTHGARKGLADTALKTANSGYLTRRLVDVAQDLVVTEIDCGTEHGLLMTPHIEGGDVVEPLGERVLGRVIARDVFKPGTEDVIVPAGTLVDEKWVEFIELNSIDEVIVRSPISCETRYGICAKCYGRDLARGHQVNIGEAVGVIAAQSIGEPGTQLTMRTFHIGGAASRTSAADSVQVKNGGTVRLHNLKHVERVDGHLVAVSRSGELAIADDFGRERERYKLPYGAVISVKEGDKVDAGAIVAKWDPHTHPIVTEMKGTVTYVGMEEGITIKRQTDELTGMTNIEVLDAKDRPAAGKEIRPAVKMVDDNGKDLLLPGTDVIAQYFLPANALVGVADGAKIAIGDVIARIPQETSKTRDITGGLPRVADLFEARRPKEASILAEVSGTIAFGKETKGKRRLVITPNDGSDPYEELIPKWRHLNVFEGEQVNRGEVISDGPSDPHDILRLLGVSALAKYIVNEIQDVYRLQGVKINDKHIETILRQMLRKVEISESGDSSFIKGDQMELTHVLVENERLSAEDKFVSKFTRVLLGITKASLSTESFISAASFQETTRVLTEAAVTGKRDYLRGLKENVVVGRLIPAGTGLAYHSERKRRRDADKPLRVSASEVEAALTEALNSSGN; from the coding sequence TTGAAAGACCTACTGAATTTGCTGAAAAACCAGGGTCAAGTCGAAGAGTTCGACGCCATCCGTATCGGATTGGCCTCGCCGGAGATGATCCGTTCGTGGTCGTTCGGTGAAGTTAAAAAGCCGGAAACCATCAACTACCGTACGTTCAAACCTGAGCGTGACGGCCTGTTCTGCGCCAAGATCTTTGGCCCGGTAAAGGATTACGAGTGCCTGTGCGGTAAGTACAAGCGCTTGAAGCACCGTGGTGTGATCTGTGAGAAGTGCGGCGTTGAAGTTGCACTGGCCAAGGTTCGTCGTGAGCGCATGGCGCACATCGAACTGGCTTCGCCGGTTGCCCATATCTGGTTCCTGAAATCGCTGCCGTCGCGTATCGGCTTGCTGATGGACATGACCCTGCGTGATATCGAACGCGTTCTCTACTTCGAGAGCTATGTCGTTATCGATCCAGGCATGACCACCCTTGAAAAAGGTCAGCTGCTGAACGACGAGCAGTATTTCGAAGCGCTGGAAGAGTTCGGTGACGATTTCGACGCCCGCATGGGTGCCGAAGCTGTCCGTGAACTGCTGCACGCTATCGACCTGGAGCACGAGATTGGCCGTCTGCGCGAAGAGATTCCGCAAACCAACTCGGAAACCAAGATCAAGAAGCTGTCCAAGCGTCTGAAGTTGATGGAAGCCTTCCAGGGTTCCGGCAACCTGCCAGAGTGGATGGTGCTGACCGTTCTGCCGGTTCTGCCGCCAGATCTGCGTCCACTGGTCCCGCTGGATGGCGGTCGTTTCGCGACCTCCGACCTCAACGATCTGTATCGTCGAGTGATCAACCGTAACAACCGTTTGAAGCGCCTGCTGGATCTGTCCGCGCCGGACATCATCGTGCGCAACGAAAAGCGTATGTTGCAGGAAGCGGTCGATGCATTGCTCGACAACGGTCGTCGTGGTCGCGCAATCACTGGTTCCAACAAGCGTCCTCTGAAATCCCTGGCTGACATGATCAAGGGTAAGCAGGGTCGTTTCCGTCAGAACTTGCTCGGTAAGCGTGTTGACTACTCCGGTCGTTCGGTAATTACCGTAGGCCCGACCCTGCGTCTGCATCAGTGCGGTCTGCCGAAGAAGATGGCTCTCGAGCTGTTCAAGCCGTTCATTTTCGGCAAGCTGGAAATGCGTGGTCTGGCGACCACCATCAAAGCGGCCAAGAAAATGGTCGAGCGCGAGTTGCCAGAGGTTTGGGACGTTCTCGCTGAAGTGATTCGCGAACACCCGGTTCTGCTCAACCGTGCGCCGACCCTGCACCGTCTGGGTATCCAGGCGTTTGAACCGGTACTGATCGAAGGTAAGGCTATCCAGCTGCACCCTCTGGTCTGCGCCGCGTACAACGCTGACTTCGACGGCGACCAAATGGCCGTGCACGTACCGCTGACGCTGGAAGCCCAGCTCGAAGCGCGTGCGTTGATGATGTCGACCAACAACATTCTGTCGCCAGCCAACGGTGAGCCAATCATCGTTCCGTCGCAGGACGTTGTATTGGGTCTGTACTACATGACTCGTGAAGCGATCAACGCCAAGGGCGAAGGTCGTGTGTTCGCGGATCTGCAGGAAGTCGACCGTGTGTTCCGTGCCGGCGAAGCCGCACTGCACGCCAAGGTCAAGGTTCGTATCAACGAAACCGTCAACGACCGTGACGGCAACAGCGTGAGCGGTACCCGTATCGTCGACACCACTGTCGGCCGTGCGCTGCTGTTCCAGGTTGTGCCGAAAGGTCTGTCGTTCGACGTCGTCAACCTGCCGATGAAGAAAAAGGCGATCTCCAAGCTGATCAACCAGTGCTACCGCGTGGTTGGTCTGAAAGAGACCGTGATCTTCGCTGACCAGTTGATGTACACCGGTTTCGCTTACTCGACCATCTCCGGCGTTTCCATCGGTGTTAACGACTTCGTTATCCCGGATGAAAAAGCCCGCATCATCGGTGCAGCCACCGACGAAGTGAAAGAGATCGAGAGCCAGTACGCCTCCGGCCTGGTAACCCAGGGCGAGAAGTACAACAAAGTGATCGACCTCTGGTCGAAAGCGAACGACGAAGTTTCCAAGGCGATGATGGCCAACCTCTCGAAAGAGAAAGTCATCGACCGTCACGGCGACGAAGTCGACCAAGAGTCTTTCAACTCGATGTACATGATGGCCGACTCGGGTGCGCGGGGTTCCGCAGCACAGATTGGTCAGCTGGCCGGTATGCGTGGTCTGATGGCCAAGCCGGACGGTTCCATCATTGAAACGCCGATTACTGCGAACTTCCGTGAAGGTCTGAGCGTACTTCAGTACTTCATCTCGACTCACGGTGCTCGTAAAGGTCTGGCGGATACCGCGTTGAAAACCGCTAACTCCGGTTACCTGACTCGTCGTCTGGTAGACGTGGCGCAGGATCTGGTGGTTACCGAGATCGATTGCGGCACCGAACACGGTCTGCTGATGACTCCGCACATTGAAGGCGGTGACGTTGTAGAGCCGTTGGGTGAGCGTGTATTGGGTCGTGTCATTGCCCGTGACGTATTCAAGCCGGGTACCGAGGACGTTATCGTTCCCGCCGGCACTCTGGTTGACGAGAAGTGGGTCGAGTTCATCGAGCTGAACAGCATCGACGAAGTGATCGTGCGTTCGCCGATCAGCTGCGAAACCCGCTACGGCATCTGCGCCAAGTGCTACGGCCGTGATCTGGCTCGTGGTCACCAGGTGAACATCGGTGAAGCGGTCGGCGTTATCGCTGCCCAGTCCATCGGTGAGCCGGGTACTCAGCTGACCATGCGTACGTTCCACATCGGTGGTGCGGCAAGCCGTACTTCCGCAGCCGACAGCGTTCAGGTGAAGAATGGCGGTACAGTCCGTCTGCACAACCTGAAGCACGTTGAGCGAGTGGATGGCCATCTGGTTGCTGTGTCCCGTTCCGGTGAGCTGGCAATCGCGGACGACTTCGGTCGTGAGCGCGAGCGTTACAAGCTGCCGTACGGTGCTGTGATTTCGGTTAAGGAAGGTGACAAGGTCGACGCTGGCGCAATCGTGGCCAAGTGGGATCCGCACACTCACCCGATCGTTACCGAAATGAAAGGTACCGTGACCTACGTGGGCATGGAAGAAGGCATCACGATCAAGCGTCAGACTGACGAATTGACCGGTATGACCAACATTGAAGTACTTGACGCGAAAGATCGTCCAGCTGCCGGTAAGGAAATCCGTCCAGCAGTGAAGATGGTCGACGACAACGGCAAGGATCTGTTGCTGCCAGGCACTGACGTTATCGCTCAGTACTTCCTGCCAGCCAACGCCCTGGTCGGTGTGGCTGACGGTGCGAAGATTGCGATCGGTGACGTTATCGCTCGTATCCCGCAGGAAACTTCGAAGACCCGTGACATCACCGGTGGTCTGCCGCGTGTTGCCGACCTGTTCGAAGCCCGTCGTCCGAAAGAAGCGTCGATTCTGGCTGAAGTCAGCGGCACCATCGCGTTCGGTAAAGAGACCAAGGGCAAGCGCCGTCTGGTCATTACCCCGAACGACGGTAGCGATCCGTACGAAGAGCTGATTCCGAAGTGGCGTCACCTGAACGTCTTCGAAGGCGAACAGGTAAACCGCGGCGAAGTTATCTCCGACGGTCCAAGCGATCCGCACGACATCCTGCGTCTGCTGGGTGTAAGCGCGCTGGCCAAGTACATCGTCAACGAGATCCAGGACGTTTATCGTCTGCAAGGCGTGAAGATCAACGACAAGCACATCGAGACCATCCTGCGTCAGATGCTGCGTAAAGTTGAAATCTCCGAGTCCGGCGATTCCAGCTTCATCAAGGGCGACCAGATGGAACTGACTCACGTACTGGTAGAGAACGAGCGTCTGAGCGCGGAAGACAAGTTTGTCTCCAAGTTCACTCGCGTTCTGCTGGGTATCACCAAGGCGTCGTTGTCCACCGAATCGTTCATCTCGGCGGCTTCCTTCCAGGAAACCACCCGCGTACTGACCGAAGCGGCAGTCACCGGCAAGCGCGATTACCTGCGCGGCCTGAAAGAAAACGTAGTCGTGGGTCGTCTGATCCCGGCCGGTACCGGTCTTGCCTATCACAGCGAGCGCAAGCGTCGCCGTGATGCCGACAAGCCGTTGCGCGTAAGCGCCAGTGAAGTGGAAGCTGCACTGACCGAAGCGCTGAACTCGAGCGGTAACTGA
- the rpoB gene encoding DNA-directed RNA polymerase subunit beta codes for MAYSYTEKKRIRKDFSKLPDVMDVPYLLAIQLDSYREFLQAGATKDQFRDVGLHAAFKSVFPIISYSGNAALEYVGYRLGEPAFDVKECVLRGVTFAVPLRVKVRLIIFDKESSNKAIKDIKEQEVYMGEIPLMTENGTFVINGTERVIVSQLHRSPGVFFDHDRGKTHSSGKLLYSARIIPYRGSWLDFEFDPKDCVFVRIDRRRKLPASVLLRALGYTTEEVLDAFYTTNVFHLSGETLSLELVPSRLRGEVAVLDIQDEKGKVIVEQGRRITARHINQIEKAGIKTLDVPLDYVLGRTTAKAIVHPATGEILAECNTELNTEVLAKIAKAQVVRIETLYTNDIDCGPFVSDTLKIDSTSNQLEALVEIYRMMRPGEPPTKDAAETLFNNLFFSPERYDLSAVGRMKFNRRIGRTEIEGSGVLCKEDIVAVLKTLVDIRNGKGIVDDIDHLGNRRVRCVGEMAENQFRVGLVRVERAVKERLSMAESEGLMPQDLINAKPVAAAVKEFFGSSQLSQFMDQNNPLSEITHKRRVSALGPGGLTRERAGFEVRDVHPTHYGRVCPIETPEGPNIGLINSLAAYARTNQYGFLESPYRVVKEGVVTDEIVFLSAIEEADHVIAQASATMNEQKVLIDELVAVRHLNEFTVKAPEDVTLMDVSPKQVVSVAASLIPFLEHDDANRALMGSNMQRQAVPTLRADKPLVGTGMERNVARDSGVCVVARRGGVIDSVDASRIVVRVADDEVETGEAGVDIYNLTKYTRSNQNTCINQRPLVRKGDRVQRSDIMADGPSTDMGELALGQNMRIAFMAWNGFNFEDSICLSERVVQEDRFTTIHIQELTCVARDTKLGPEEITADIPNVGEAALNKLDEAGIVYVGAEVGAGDILVGKVTPKGETQLTPEEKLLRAIFGEKASDVKDTSLRVPTGTKGTVIDVQVFTRDGVERDARALSIEKSQLDEIRKDLNEEFRIVEGATFERLRSALVGHKAEGGAGLKKGQDITDEVLDGLEHGQWFKLRMAEDALNEQLEKAQAYIVDRRRLLDDKFEDKKRKLQQGDDLAPGVLKIVKVYLAIRRRIQPGDKMAGRHGNKGVVSVIMPVEDMPHDANGTPVDVVLNPLGVPSRMNVGQILETHLGLAAKGLGEKINRMVEEQRKVAELRTFLDEIYNQIGGRNEDLDSFSDQEILDLANNLRGGVPMATPVFDGAKESEIKAMLKLADLPESGQMQLTDGRTGNKFERPVTVGYMYMLKLNHLVDDKMHARSTGSYSLVTQQPLGGKAQFGGQRFGEMEVWALEAYGAAYTLQEMLTVKSDDVNGRTKMYKNIVDGDHRMEPGMPESFNVLIKEIRSLGIDIDLETE; via the coding sequence ATGGCTTACTCATATACTGAGAAAAAACGTATCCGCAAGGACTTTAGCAAGTTGCCGGACGTCATGGATGTGCCTTACCTCCTGGCCATCCAGCTGGATTCGTATCGTGAATTCTTGCAAGCGGGAGCGACTAAAGATCAGTTCCGCGACGTGGGCCTGCATGCGGCCTTCAAATCCGTTTTCCCGATCATCAGCTACTCCGGCAATGCTGCGCTGGAGTACGTCGGTTATCGCCTGGGCGAACCGGCATTTGATGTCAAAGAATGCGTATTGCGCGGTGTAACTTTCGCCGTACCTTTGCGGGTAAAAGTGCGCCTGATCATTTTCGACAAAGAATCGTCGAACAAAGCGATCAAGGACATCAAAGAGCAAGAAGTCTACATGGGTGAAATCCCCCTGATGACTGAGAACGGTACCTTCGTAATCAACGGTACCGAGCGTGTTATCGTTTCCCAGCTGCACCGTTCCCCGGGCGTGTTCTTCGACCACGACCGCGGCAAGACGCACAGCTCCGGCAAACTGCTGTACTCGGCTCGCATCATTCCTTACCGCGGTTCGTGGCTGGACTTCGAATTCGACCCGAAAGACTGCGTCTTCGTGCGTATCGACCGTCGTCGCAAACTGCCGGCTTCGGTACTGCTGCGCGCACTCGGTTACACCACCGAAGAAGTGCTGGACGCGTTCTACACCACCAACGTATTCCACCTGAGCGGCGAAACCCTCAGCCTGGAACTGGTGCCATCGCGCCTGCGTGGTGAAGTTGCAGTTCTGGACATCCAGGACGAGAAGGGCAAGGTCATCGTTGAGCAAGGCCGCCGTATTACCGCGCGCCACATCAACCAGATCGAGAAAGCCGGTATCAAGACGCTGGACGTGCCACTGGACTACGTCCTCGGCCGCACCACCGCCAAGGCTATCGTGCACCCGGCTACCGGCGAAATCCTGGCTGAATGCAACACCGAGCTGAACACTGAAGTCCTGGCAAAGATTGCCAAGGCCCAGGTTGTTCGCATCGAGACCCTGTACACCAACGACATCGACTGCGGTCCGTTCGTCTCCGACACGCTGAAGATCGACTCCACCAGCAACCAATTGGAAGCGCTGGTCGAGATCTATCGCATGATGCGTCCAGGCGAGCCGCCAACCAAAGACGCTGCCGAAACCCTGTTCAACAACCTGTTCTTCAGCCCCGAGCGCTATGACCTGTCTGCGGTCGGCCGGATGAAGTTCAACCGTCGTATCGGTCGTACCGAAATCGAAGGTTCGGGCGTGCTGTGCAAGGAAGACATCGTCGCGGTCCTGAAGACTCTGGTCGACATCCGTAACGGTAAAGGCATCGTCGATGACATCGACCACCTGGGTAACCGTCGTGTTCGCTGCGTAGGCGAAATGGCCGAGAACCAGTTCCGCGTTGGCCTGGTACGTGTTGAGCGTGCGGTCAAAGAGCGTCTGTCGATGGCTGAAAGCGAAGGCCTGATGCCGCAAGACCTGATCAACGCCAAGCCAGTGGCTGCGGCGGTGAAAGAGTTCTTCGGTTCCAGCCAGCTGTCGCAGTTCATGGACCAGAACAACCCGCTGTCCGAGATCACCCACAAGCGTCGTGTCTCTGCACTCGGCCCTGGCGGTCTGACTCGTGAGCGCGCGGGCTTCGAAGTTCGTGACGTACACCCGACTCACTACGGTCGTGTCTGCCCGATTGAAACGCCGGAAGGTCCGAACATCGGTCTGATCAACTCCCTGGCTGCGTACGCTCGCACCAACCAGTACGGCTTCCTGGAAAGCCCGTACCGCGTGGTGAAAGAGGGTGTGGTCACCGACGAGATCGTGTTCCTGTCCGCTATTGAAGAAGCCGATCACGTGATCGCGCAGGCTTCGGCGACCATGAACGAGCAGAAAGTCCTGATCGACGAACTGGTTGCCGTACGTCACCTGAACGAATTCACCGTCAAGGCGCCGGAAGACGTCACCCTGATGGACGTTTCGCCGAAGCAGGTTGTGTCGGTTGCAGCGTCGCTGATTCCGTTCCTCGAGCACGACGACGCCAACCGTGCGTTGATGGGTTCGAACATGCAGCGTCAGGCTGTACCGACTCTGCGCGCTGACAAGCCGCTGGTAGGTACCGGCATGGAGCGTAACGTAGCCCGTGACTCCGGCGTTTGCGTCGTGGCTCGTCGTGGTGGCGTGATCGATTCCGTCGATGCCAGCCGTATCGTGGTTCGTGTTGCCGATGACGAAGTTGAAACCGGTGAAGCCGGTGTCGACATCTACAACCTGACCAAGTACACCCGCTCGAACCAGAACACCTGCATCAACCAGCGTCCGCTGGTGCGTAAAGGTGATCGTGTTCAGCGTAGCGACATCATGGCCGACGGCCCGTCCACCGACATGGGTGAACTGGCACTGGGTCAGAACATGCGCATCGCGTTCATGGCATGGAACGGCTTCAACTTCGAAGACTCCATCTGCCTGTCCGAGCGTGTGGTTCAGGAAGACCGTTTCACCACGATCCACATTCAGGAACTGACCTGTGTGGCCCGTGACACCAAGCTTGGCCCAGAGGAAATCACTGCGGACATCCCGAACGTGGGTGAAGCTGCACTGAACAAGCTGGACGAAGCCGGTATCGTTTACGTAGGTGCTGAAGTAGGCGCAGGCGACATCCTGGTTGGCAAGGTCACTCCGAAAGGCGAGACCCAACTGACTCCGGAAGAAAAACTGCTGCGTGCAATCTTCGGTGAAAAAGCCAGCGACGTTAAAGACACATCCCTGCGCGTGCCAACCGGCACCAAAGGTACTGTCATCGACGTACAGGTCTTCACCCGTGACGGCGTTGAGCGTGATGCGCGTGCACTGTCGATCGAGAAGTCCCAGCTGGACGAGATCCGCAAGGATCTGAACGAAGAGTTCCGCATCGTTGAAGGCGCGACTTTCGAGCGTCTGCGTTCCGCACTGGTAGGCCACAAGGCCGAAGGCGGCGCCGGCCTGAAGAAGGGTCAGGACATCACCGACGAAGTACTCGACGGTCTTGAGCACGGCCAGTGGTTCAAACTGCGCATGGCTGAAGATGCTCTGAACGAGCAGCTCGAGAAGGCTCAGGCCTACATCGTTGATCGTCGCCGTCTGCTGGACGACAAGTTCGAAGACAAGAAGCGCAAACTGCAGCAGGGCGATGACCTGGCTCCAGGCGTGCTGAAAATCGTCAAGGTTTACCTGGCAATCCGTCGCCGCATCCAGCCGGGCGACAAGATGGCCGGTCGTCACGGTAACAAGGGTGTGGTCTCCGTGATCATGCCGGTTGAAGACATGCCGCACGATGCCAATGGCACCCCGGTCGACGTGGTCCTCAACCCGCTGGGCGTACCTTCGCGTATGAACGTTGGTCAGATCCTCGAAACCCACCTGGGCCTCGCGGCCAAGGGTCTGGGCGAGAAGATCAACCGGATGGTCGAAGAGCAGCGTAAAGTGGCTGAGCTGCGCACCTTCCTGGATGAGATCTACAACCAGATCGGCGGTCGTAACGAAGATCTGGACAGCTTCTCCGATCAGGAAATCCTCGATCTGGCGAACAACCTGCGTGGCGGCGTTCCAATGGCCACTCCAGTGTTCGACGGCGCCAAGGAAAGCGAAATCAAGGCCATGCTGAAACTGGCAGACCTGCCGGAAAGCGGCCAGATGCAGCTGACTGACGGCCGTACTGGCAACAAGTTCGAGCGTCCAGTTACCGTTGGCTACATGTACATGCTGAAGCTGAACCACTTGGTAGACGACAAGATGCACGCGCGTTCTACCGGTTCTTACAGCCTGGTTACCCAGCAGCCGCTGGGTGGTAAGGCGCAGTTCGGTGGTCAGCGTTTCGGGGAGATGGAGGTCTGGGCACTGGAAGCATACGGTGCTGCTTACACTCTGCAAGAAATGCTCACAGTGAAGTCGGACGATGTGAACGGCCGTACCAAGATGTACAAGAACATCGTGGATGGCGATCACCGTATGGAGCCGGGCATGCCCGAGTCCTTCAACGTGTTGATCAAGGAAATTCGTTCCCTCGGCATCGATATCGATCTGGAAACCGAATAA
- the rplL gene encoding 50S ribosomal protein L7/L12 produces the protein MSLTNEQIIEAIGQKSVVEIVELIKAMEETFGVTAAAASAGPAVAAAAVEEQTEFNVVLLEAGEKKVNVIKAVRELTGLGLKEAKEKVDGAPQVVAEGVSKEAAEDAKKKLEEAGAKVELK, from the coding sequence ATGTCTCTGACTAACGAACAAATCATCGAAGCAATCGGCCAGAAATCCGTAGTGGAAATCGTTGAGCTGATCAAAGCGATGGAAGAAACCTTCGGTGTTACCGCTGCTGCCGCTTCGGCTGGCCCAGCTGTAGCTGCTGCTGCTGTTGAAGAGCAAACCGAGTTCAACGTTGTTCTGCTGGAAGCTGGCGAGAAGAAGGTTAACGTGATCAAGGCAGTTCGTGAACTGACCGGTCTGGGCCTGAAAGAAGCCAAAGAGAAAGTAGACGGCGCTCCTCAGGTTGTAGCTGAAGGCGTTTCGAAAGAAGCGGCTGAAGACGCCAAGAAGAAGCTGGAAGAAGCAGGCGCTAAAGTCGAGCTGAAGTAA
- the rplJ gene encoding 50S ribosomal protein L10, whose protein sequence is MAINLEDKKAIVAEVNEAAKVALSAVVVDARGVTVGAMTGLRKEAREAGVYVRVVRNTLLKRAVADTQYSVLNDVFTGPTLIAFSNEHPGAAARIFKEFAKGQDKFEIKAAAFEGKFLAANQIDVLATLPTRDEAISQLMSVIQGATSKLARTLAAIRDQKEAAAA, encoded by the coding sequence GTGGCAATTAATCTCGAAGACAAGAAGGCCATCGTCGCTGAAGTCAACGAGGCTGCCAAAGTCGCTCTGTCCGCTGTCGTGGTTGATGCACGTGGCGTAACAGTAGGCGCAATGACCGGACTCCGTAAAGAGGCTCGTGAAGCTGGCGTTTACGTACGTGTTGTACGTAACACCCTGCTCAAGCGCGCTGTTGCTGACACTCAATACAGTGTCCTCAACGACGTGTTCACCGGCCCGACCCTGATTGCATTCTCCAACGAACATCCGGGCGCTGCTGCCCGTATCTTCAAAGAGTTTGCCAAGGGTCAGGACAAGTTCGAGATCAAGGCAGCTGCGTTCGAGGGCAAGTTCCTCGCAGCTAATCAGATCGACGTACTGGCAACTCTGCCGACCCGTGACGAAGCAATTTCCCAGCTGATGAGCGTGATTCAAGGCGCTACCAGCAAATTGGCTCGTACTCTGGCGGCAATTCGCGACCAGAAAGAAGCTGCCGCAGCCTAA
- the rplA gene encoding 50S ribosomal protein L1 gives MAKLTKRQKAIAGKIEAGKAYNIVDAAALLAELSTVKFSESFDVAVNLGVDPRKSDQVVRSATVLPHGTGKTVRVAVFTQGPAAEAALAAGADRVGMDDLAAEMKGGDLNYDVVIASPDAMRVVGQLGQILGPRGLMPNPKVGTVTPDVANAVKNAKAGQVRYRTDKNGIIHTSVGKMGFDAVKLKENVEALIADLKRIKPASSKGIYVKRVTLSTTMGPGLVIDQSSLDA, from the coding sequence ATGGCTAAGCTGACCAAGCGTCAAAAGGCTATCGCCGGCAAAATCGAAGCAGGCAAGGCCTACAACATTGTAGACGCCGCTGCTCTGCTGGCCGAGCTGTCGACTGTCAAGTTCAGCGAGTCGTTCGACGTTGCTGTAAATCTGGGTGTAGACCCGCGTAAATCCGACCAGGTTGTTCGTAGCGCTACTGTGCTGCCACACGGCACTGGTAAGACCGTTCGCGTTGCTGTGTTCACCCAGGGTCCAGCTGCTGAGGCCGCTCTGGCTGCCGGCGCTGACCGTGTAGGTATGGACGACCTGGCTGCCGAAATGAAAGGCGGCGACCTGAATTATGACGTAGTGATCGCATCCCCGGATGCCATGCGCGTTGTAGGTCAGCTGGGTCAGATCCTCGGTCCACGCGGCCTGATGCCTAACCCTAAAGTCGGCACAGTAACTCCAGACGTAGCCAACGCGGTCAAGAACGCCAAGGCTGGTCAGGTTCGTTATCGCACCGACAAAAACGGCATCATCCACACTTCCGTTGGCAAGATGGGCTTCGACGCCGTCAAGCTGAAGGAAAACGTTGAAGCCCTGATCGCTGATCTGAAGCGTATCAAGCCAGCTTCGTCGAAAGGCATTTACGTCAAGCGCGTTACCCTGAGCACCACTATGGGCCCAGGTCTGGTTATCGATCAGAGCTCGCTCGACGCGTAA